The region TGATCGCGATCACCTGCCTTGCGGTGCTCTTAGCGAAGCTGCTGGTTCCGGAGAGGGGGCCGCTGATGCCGCTGCGCATGCCGGTGTTCCTGCTGACAACCCTCATTCTGGGGCCGGGCATCCTGGTGAACTCGATCCTCAAGGACAACTGGGGCCGTCCGCGTCCGCGTTCGGTCGAGGAATTCGGCGGCGACCTGCCGTTTCAGCCGGTCTGGAAGATCACCGATCATTGCGACAGCAACTGTTCCTTCGTGTCCGGCGAAGCCTCGGCCAGCATGTGGCTGGTGTCCGTGGCGTTTCTGGTCCCGCCAACCTGGCGCAAGGCCGTTCTGGCATTCGTCCTGCCGCTCTGTCTCATCCTGTCGGTCAACCGGATTGCGTTCGGCGGGCACTTCCTGTCCGACACGCTGCTGTCCTGGGGACTGACCCTTTTGCTCGTCCTGGTGGTTTACCGGCTTCTCTACGTGAAGGACCCGCCGCTTGTGAGCGACAGGCAGCTCGATGCGTGGTTCACCGTCAGCGGCCGCAGGCTGCAGGATGCTTTTCAGCGCGTCTCGGTGTGGA is a window of Roseibium salinum DNA encoding:
- a CDS encoding phosphatase PAP2 family protein, whose translation is MSEARSSQNSVKSAPRKVAVWCIDHPITAVSLYICVVSLFFLAFPRVDFWASGLFHSAASGFAAENVPFLRDVRHLGPFLVRVIAITCLAVLLAKLLVPERGPLMPLRMPVFLLTTLILGPGILVNSILKDNWGRPRPRSVEEFGGDLPFQPVWKITDHCDSNCSFVSGEASASMWLVSVAFLVPPTWRKAVLAFVLPLCLILSVNRIAFGGHFLSDTLLSWGLTLLLVLVVYRLLYVKDPPLVSDRQLDAWFTVSGRRLQDAFQRVSVWIRQGWRGVVRIFSEH